Proteins encoded by one window of bacterium:
- a CDS encoding BMC domain-containing protein codes for MDALGLIETTNLAGAMEASTAASQAATASVSSVTLIDASFVVVKIEGDMPAVRAAIEAGAHAAQQSGSLICARIIPHREGKLASVVTPKRSRPVVASAPVTKKATGATRGRKPKVVVAAPVRQTVTPQAAPAVSSPKSLSGSMSMEQLEALPVSKLRQYARGLAGLPIQGRQISMANKQQLLEAIKQIG; via the coding sequence ATGGACGCACTGGGATTGATAGAGACGACCAATCTGGCCGGGGCGATGGAAGCCTCGACTGCCGCATCACAGGCTGCCACCGCATCGGTCAGTTCGGTGACATTGATCGATGCCTCGTTTGTGGTGGTAAAGATCGAGGGGGATATGCCGGCGGTACGTGCGGCGATCGAGGCGGGAGCACATGCGGCACAACAGTCGGGGAGTCTTATCTGTGCGCGGATCATCCCGCATCGCGAAGGTAAACTTGCGAGTGTGGTCACGCCAAAGCGGAGCAGACCGGTGGTGGCGTCGGCTCCTGTGACCAAAAAAGCGACTGGTGCGACCAGAGGGCGCAAACCAAAAGTGGTGGTTGCCGCTCCGGTCCGTCAGACGGTCACACCGCAGGCTGCTCCGGCGGTATCCTCGCCCAAGTCGCTGTCCGGGTCAATGTCGATGGAGCAGCTTGAGGCGCTCCCGGTGTCGAAGTTACGTCAGTATGCGCGGGGATTGGCGGGATTGCCGATACAGGGACGTCAGATCTCGATGGCGAACAAGCAGCAGTTGCTGGAGGCGATAAAGCAGATCGGCTAG
- a CDS encoding sigma 54-interacting transcriptional regulator translates to MKMHETTGQGFCESIAHFMAGLLEQRDFAAVVKQYELHRSLLDEVGGLAAGTVLHRAATAYASLGNYPLALRVARLAQAMIAAEGDSLLMAENFVTLGGILRDQGQLKESEKAFRDAESIFRRKDHLEGQSRALNHLAGLYYRQTDYRNALAVLMDAVEIAQKIGDKKKLAFMMGNIGRIHTFTGDLAEAERHLRMNIDLSVELGDQIEVARAYLSLAYVNIQQADYVAAEQALGEAYPRILINVSKRDEVIYFTYLGELQYRAGRLEESRHSLEHALHLAEEIGPNTTLAGRVMRHLAELAIRMKNHRVAQRYVAKATPIFAKSDDKVETGALWKLKAQIAEMNEQKEESVAAFKRALDLLAESGVRWEKAEALVAAGCSTAFSPRERMTYLFRAEEFYARCHMVRKHEEIGRLIHQQDDRVDVPTIGPVNASSVEIDYITECDRIKQFKSQIPILGRSDLPILLTGETGVGKDHLARYFHSIVRPGTRYLAINCASIPETLLESELFGYRKGAFTGADAHKDGLFVAANGGVLLLDEIGDMPLSLQVKLLSVLERRRVTPLGGTHEIELDVKIVVATNRNLETMVEQGTFRRDLYYRLCGLSFQIPPLRERKEDIPLLLQTFMCKRKMSSPDQKLPAELVRQFLEYEWPGNIRELDNKVKRLEVMAQMVAEGDLVELARTMFAPAKQAPGKGNLFDRVEEYERQLIMDALMAAHGNKCEAARLLGVHEATVRMKLKRYGTNATLH, encoded by the coding sequence ATGAAGATGCATGAAACCACAGGCCAGGGATTCTGCGAATCCATCGCCCATTTCATGGCAGGGCTTCTCGAACAAAGAGATTTTGCCGCTGTCGTGAAGCAGTACGAGCTGCACCGCTCGTTACTGGATGAGGTGGGTGGATTGGCAGCGGGTACGGTTCTACACCGTGCCGCAACCGCCTATGCGTCTCTCGGCAACTACCCGTTGGCACTCAGAGTGGCGCGTCTGGCGCAAGCAATGATCGCGGCCGAAGGAGACTCACTCCTGATGGCCGAGAACTTTGTGACGCTAGGCGGCATTCTGCGTGATCAGGGTCAGTTGAAAGAGTCGGAAAAGGCGTTCCGGGATGCTGAATCGATCTTCCGTCGCAAGGATCATCTCGAAGGACAGAGCCGTGCGCTTAACCATCTGGCGGGATTGTATTATCGCCAGACGGATTATCGGAATGCACTGGCGGTTCTGATGGATGCGGTGGAGATCGCCCAGAAGATCGGCGACAAGAAAAAGCTCGCCTTCATGATGGGGAATATCGGACGAATCCATACGTTTACCGGTGATCTGGCGGAGGCTGAACGTCACCTCCGAATGAACATCGATCTGTCGGTCGAGCTGGGAGATCAGATCGAAGTCGCGCGCGCCTATCTGTCGTTGGCGTACGTGAACATACAGCAGGCCGACTATGTCGCGGCCGAGCAGGCGCTCGGTGAAGCGTATCCGCGCATCCTGATCAATGTGAGCAAGCGGGATGAAGTGATCTATTTCACGTATCTTGGCGAGCTGCAGTATCGGGCGGGACGTCTCGAGGAATCGCGTCATTCGCTGGAGCATGCGCTCCACCTGGCCGAAGAGATCGGCCCGAATACGACGCTGGCGGGTCGGGTGATGCGTCATTTGGCGGAGCTGGCGATCCGGATGAAAAATCATCGGGTGGCGCAGCGCTATGTCGCCAAAGCGACACCGATCTTCGCGAAGTCGGATGACAAAGTCGAGACCGGCGCGCTCTGGAAACTGAAAGCGCAAATAGCCGAGATGAATGAGCAGAAGGAAGAATCGGTCGCCGCGTTCAAGCGAGCGCTTGACCTTCTGGCTGAATCCGGCGTGCGGTGGGAAAAAGCGGAGGCATTGGTGGCCGCCGGTTGTTCGACCGCATTCTCTCCACGTGAGCGGATGACCTATCTTTTCCGAGCGGAAGAATTCTATGCTCGCTGTCACATGGTGAGAAAACATGAAGAGATCGGGCGGCTGATCCACCAGCAGGATGATCGAGTCGATGTCCCGACCATTGGGCCGGTGAACGCTTCCTCTGTCGAGATCGATTACATCACCGAGTGTGATCGGATCAAGCAATTTAAGTCGCAGATCCCGATCCTGGGTCGCTCCGACCTGCCGATCTTGTTGACCGGTGAGACCGGTGTCGGCAAGGATCACCTGGCGCGCTATTTCCATAGCATAGTCAGACCGGGAACGCGCTACCTGGCGATCAACTGCGCCTCGATCCCGGAGACGTTGCTTGAGTCCGAGTTATTCGGCTATCGCAAAGGAGCCTTTACGGGAGCCGATGCACACAAGGATGGGCTTTTTGTCGCGGCCAATGGCGGCGTGCTGTTGCTCGATGAGATCGGCGATATGCCGCTGTCCTTGCAGGTGAAACTGCTCTCCGTGCTGGAGCGCCGTCGTGTGACGCCGCTGGGCGGCACGCATGAGATCGAATTGGATGTGAAGATCGTGGTGGCGACGAATCGGAATCTTGAGACGATGGTCGAACAGGGGACGTTCCGTCGGGACCTCTACTATCGGCTGTGCGGTTTGTCTTTCCAAATCCCGCCGCTTCGCGAGCGGAAAGAGGATATTCCGTTGTTGCTGCAGACGTTCATGTGCAAGCGGAAGATGAGTTCGCCCGATCAGAAACTTCCGGCAGAATTGGTTCGCCAATTCCTCGAATACGAATGGCCGGGGAATATCCGCGAGCTGGATAACAAGGTGAAGCGGCTTGAAGTGATGGCGCAGATGGTCGCGGAAGGGGATCTGGTTGAGTTGGCTCGTACGATGTTCGCTCCGGCGAAGCAGGCTCCCGGTAAAGGGAATCTGTTTGATCGGGTCGAAGAATATGAGCGTCAGCTCATCATGGATGCGTTGATGGCGGCGCACGGCAACAAGTGCGAGGCGGCTCGTCTGTTGGGAGTGCACGAAGCGACGGTTCGGATGAAGCTGAAACGGTATGGGACAAACGCGACATTGCATTAA
- a CDS encoding O-antigen ligase family protein, giving the protein MTSRPTLSFDRMTINLRTAAILAVAGWLVPVLILFAMGKNLPATLLIPIPIIFAMLVSPALSFYLFMLTVPIYLPYHLTGYAIWAFDLAMAMLLAGMVVQFLLKGETEIRRTPADLPMLLLILATWLSAIFAYRPAESLIPSIRILLIFLAFRAIFTMSVRLGVRRIVLFYIYLVGALSFINIAIFLWYGGAERVFGPAWLAFENYSMTALPMALAFFIWSRHRGERIRFAIIIVAIALAVVASGSRGTLLAILLAVPILIWIAYRKIDRDQMTEVRHAFNQVLGVAVVITVLIVGVSGTLLVGFFGRVQEMLASVSDPQGTIALRIVLWTAAIKGWLTSPIVGIGIGNFNLVDQVVPAMKTAPVWYYIRGMSAHNVVLHYLAETGIIGVAALFAVTGAGLRMARFPFRRKQTLEQTQVSAAILIAMIVFALSIFFMRAWTWAQEGHVMAMLFGMTAAWWFTCREDETT; this is encoded by the coding sequence ATGACGAGCCGACCAACCCTTTCGTTTGACCGGATGACCATCAACCTCCGGACCGCCGCCATCCTTGCCGTCGCTGGCTGGCTGGTGCCGGTCCTTATTCTTTTCGCCATGGGAAAAAACCTCCCGGCGACTCTGCTCATCCCGATTCCGATCATCTTCGCCATGTTGGTCTCGCCAGCCCTTTCGTTTTACCTCTTCATGCTGACTGTGCCGATCTATCTCCCATACCATTTGACCGGCTACGCAATCTGGGCATTCGACCTCGCCATGGCTATGCTGCTGGCCGGGATGGTTGTGCAATTCCTCCTGAAAGGGGAAACTGAAATACGCCGCACTCCCGCCGATCTGCCGATGCTTCTCCTCATTCTGGCAACCTGGCTTTCGGCCATCTTTGCTTACCGACCGGCCGAATCGCTTATCCCGTCTATCCGGATATTGCTGATCTTTCTCGCCTTCCGCGCGATCTTCACCATGTCCGTTCGACTTGGAGTGCGACGCATCGTCTTATTCTATATCTACCTTGTGGGAGCGCTTTCGTTCATCAATATCGCGATCTTCCTCTGGTACGGCGGGGCAGAGCGAGTCTTCGGCCCGGCCTGGCTCGCCTTTGAAAACTACTCCATGACCGCTCTGCCGATGGCGCTTGCCTTTTTTATCTGGTCGCGTCACCGGGGGGAGAGGATCCGCTTTGCGATCATCATCGTGGCGATCGCTCTCGCTGTGGTCGCGTCAGGCTCGCGCGGAACCCTGTTGGCCATTCTTCTCGCCGTCCCTATTCTCATCTGGATCGCTTATCGCAAGATCGATCGTGACCAGATGACCGAGGTCCGCCACGCCTTCAATCAGGTTTTGGGTGTGGCGGTTGTCATCACTGTTTTGATCGTTGGGGTCAGCGGAACGCTACTCGTCGGGTTTTTCGGGCGAGTCCAGGAGATGCTCGCTTCGGTCTCCGACCCACAAGGGACGATTGCACTTCGCATTGTTCTCTGGACTGCCGCTATCAAAGGATGGCTCACCAGCCCGATCGTTGGGATCGGCATTGGTAATTTCAATCTGGTCGATCAGGTCGTCCCCGCAATGAAAACCGCTCCGGTCTGGTACTACATAAGGGGGATGTCCGCTCACAATGTTGTGCTCCATTATCTCGCGGAAACCGGGATCATTGGCGTCGCCGCGCTCTTCGCTGTAACCGGAGCCGGATTGCGCATGGCCAGATTCCCCTTCCGCCGGAAACAGACTCTCGAGCAGACCCAAGTCTCCGCCGCGATCCTGATTGCCATGATCGTGTTTGCGCTCTCCATCTTTTTCATGCGCGCCTGGACCTGGGCGCAGGAAGGTCATGTCATGGCGATGTTGTTCGGCATGACCGCCGCCTGGTGGTTCACTTGCCGCGAAGATGAAACCACCTGA
- a CDS encoding Fe-S cluster assembly protein HesB: MRSIQSVSDDEIKAFRRKILCFYRTHGRHLPWRTTTDPYRITIAEIMLQQTQVERVIPKYEAWIAQWPDWSSLSRASTEQLLRAWSGLGYNRRALFLGKLANALVHQFKGQLPHDPALLETLPGIGPYTSRAILIFAFNRPLATVDTNIRRVLIHQFGLSPSTSLETIRRFAERLVPKRLSRDWHNGLMDYSRLALPKQLSSVPPLTRQSRFEGSARQVRGEIIRMLLKGGKVTFRRICRATGRDLPTVERIAAGMAKDGLILLTKGKLTLP, translated from the coding sequence ATGCGCTCGATACAGTCTGTCAGCGATGATGAGATAAAAGCGTTCCGGCGAAAGATTCTCTGCTTTTACCGGACGCACGGACGTCATCTCCCCTGGCGCACCACCACCGACCCCTATCGCATTACTATCGCGGAGATCATGCTGCAACAAACGCAGGTAGAACGGGTTATTCCCAAATACGAGGCATGGATCGCGCAATGGCCGGACTGGTCATCGCTTTCTCGTGCCTCCACCGAGCAACTGCTGCGCGCCTGGTCCGGACTCGGCTACAATCGACGAGCCCTCTTCCTTGGAAAACTCGCGAATGCGCTGGTCCACCAGTTCAAGGGACAGCTCCCCCATGATCCCGCACTGCTTGAAACTCTGCCGGGGATCGGCCCTTATACCTCCCGAGCTATTCTGATCTTCGCTTTCAACCGACCACTCGCCACCGTCGACACCAACATCCGCCGAGTCTTGATCCACCAGTTTGGTCTCTCCCCATCGACCTCGCTCGAAACCATACGCCGGTTTGCGGAACGTCTTGTCCCGAAACGGCTGTCCCGCGACTGGCATAACGGATTGATGGATTATTCACGCCTGGCGTTGCCCAAGCAGCTTTCCAGCGTCCCACCACTTACCCGACAATCCCGATTTGAAGGGTCCGCGCGGCAGGTGAGAGGGGAGATCATCCGGATGCTTCTTAAGGGGGGCAAGGTCACTTTTCGCAGAATCTGCCGAGCTACCGGAAGAGACTTACCGACCGTGGAGCGGATTGCCGCCGGCATGGCTAAAGACGGCCTCATTTTGCTCACGAAGGGGAAGCTGACCCTCCCATGA
- a CDS encoding HAMP domain-containing protein, which yields MAWKDIKIAKKLYLGFGLVVALTIATGFIGYNGLDTVARRSHNVECAADAKFLAQVLATSRRDFTSTGEKVHAEKITSTLADITAALDGLKAGLQSQEDRDAVDDLHKGVEAYGSGFKEYADTYAESEAASKAMDVAAQSALDIAGRNFSGENGRILFDFQQLRIDARNFMRTKDQSYAESFKKNVSELRNDLGSRHAAFEKATEAYETAFTKYASLAKEEERLLAANVATNREFRTNLDKMAETQDKRMASDQSSATSLAITFVICAALLGGLIAFIIARAIANPLANIARVAEEISKGDVSHDIEIRQKDEVGVLADSFRQLVEYMRNLASAAERIAANDLTVKVEPKSQKDVLGHAFKTMITNLTAMIRQLSDNARELVSAATEISSSSEQMSKGAKDQSDQVNQVSTAVEEMTATILESSRNAGDASGAAKGAATSALTGGQIVNDTIQGMQKIAQVVRNSAESITKLSHSADQIGEIIGVIDDIADQTNLLALNAAIEAARAGEQGRGFAVVADEVRKLAERTGKATGEITEMIKGVQTETTEAVSSMQSGIHEVDQGRELADKAGSSLNEIVSMAQRVTDMIAQIATATEQQSAAAEQISKNIEHISSVTKETATGAEQSAAAAEELNRQAEGLQEMVAKFKVSG from the coding sequence ATGGCTTGGAAAGACATCAAGATCGCCAAGAAGCTGTATCTCGGCTTCGGACTAGTTGTTGCACTGACGATCGCAACCGGGTTCATCGGTTACAACGGGCTGGATACAGTGGCTCGGCGTTCCCACAACGTGGAGTGTGCAGCTGACGCCAAGTTTTTGGCACAGGTCCTGGCGACCTCACGTCGCGATTTCACCAGCACCGGTGAAAAAGTTCATGCTGAGAAGATCACTAGCACCCTGGCTGACATTACAGCGGCCCTGGATGGTCTCAAAGCCGGTCTCCAATCCCAGGAAGATCGCGACGCGGTAGATGACCTGCACAAAGGTGTCGAAGCGTACGGCTCCGGCTTCAAAGAGTATGCAGACACGTATGCTGAGTCTGAGGCTGCTTCCAAAGCGATGGATGTTGCCGCACAAAGTGCGTTGGATATCGCCGGCCGCAATTTCTCAGGCGAAAACGGCCGCATCCTGTTCGATTTCCAGCAACTCCGTATCGATGCTCGCAATTTCATGCGAACCAAAGACCAGAGTTATGCGGAATCATTCAAGAAGAATGTCTCCGAACTCCGGAACGATCTCGGTTCACGCCATGCCGCTTTCGAAAAAGCGACTGAAGCATATGAGACAGCTTTCACTAAGTACGCCTCTCTCGCAAAAGAAGAAGAAAGATTGTTGGCCGCCAACGTTGCCACCAACAGAGAATTCCGTACCAACCTGGACAAGATGGCAGAAACTCAGGATAAACGTATGGCGTCCGACCAGTCTTCTGCCACCTCGCTTGCCATCACCTTTGTCATTTGTGCCGCCTTGCTGGGTGGTCTTATTGCTTTCATCATCGCGCGCGCTATCGCCAACCCGCTCGCCAATATCGCCAGAGTCGCCGAAGAGATCTCCAAGGGCGATGTCTCACACGATATTGAGATCCGACAGAAAGACGAAGTTGGTGTCCTTGCCGATTCCTTCCGCCAATTGGTTGAATATATGCGCAATCTCGCCAGCGCCGCCGAACGGATCGCCGCCAATGATCTGACCGTCAAAGTCGAACCGAAATCGCAGAAAGACGTTCTCGGTCATGCCTTCAAGACGATGATCACTAATCTGACCGCCATGATCCGTCAGCTCTCCGACAATGCCCGTGAACTGGTCTCGGCCGCGACCGAGATCTCCAGTTCTTCCGAGCAGATGTCAAAGGGTGCCAAAGATCAGTCGGATCAGGTCAACCAGGTCAGCACGGCTGTCGAAGAGATGACCGCAACCATCCTGGAATCATCGAGAAACGCAGGCGATGCTTCCGGCGCCGCCAAAGGTGCAGCTACCTCGGCCCTCACCGGCGGACAGATCGTCAACGATACTATTCAGGGCATGCAAAAGATCGCTCAGGTCGTGCGCAATTCTGCTGAGTCGATCACCAAACTCTCTCATTCTGCTGACCAGATCGGCGAGATCATTGGCGTGATCGACGACATCGCCGACCAGACCAACCTGCTCGCTCTCAATGCCGCTATTGAAGCCGCTCGCGCTGGTGAACAGGGACGCGGATTTGCCGTCGTCGCTGACGAAGTTCGCAAACTGGCCGAACGGACGGGCAAGGCCACCGGTGAGATCACTGAAATGATCAAGGGCGTGCAGACGGAAACCACCGAGGCCGTCTCGTCAATGCAATCCGGTATTCATGAAGTGGATCAGGGACGTGAACTGGCTGACAAGGCCGGCAGCAGTCTGAATGAGATCGTCAGCATGGCCCAGCGCGTCACCGATATGATCGCGCAGATCGCCACTGCCACCGAGCAGCAATCCGCCGCCGCGGAGCAGATCTCCAAGAATATTGAGCACATCAGCTCCGTGACCAAGGAAACCGCAACCGGCGCCGAACAATCTGCCGCCGCCGCGGAAGAATTGAATCGCCAGGCCGAAGGTCTGCAGGAGATGGTGGCTAAATTCAAAGTCAGCGGATAA
- a CDS encoding MCP four helix bundle domain-containing protein produces MSDNKMTWTIGRKLFAAFLGVASITLILGIIGYYGASRAVRSVDEIGVVRLPSVQGLLIMSEAQTAIESAENLLLSTGMNESARQAAYRRFGEAKARADAGWKIYEPLPQTEEEARTWKEFVPAWGIWWKDHEVFVEYARKYESSKTDELYQMMVTQKLERCSKSFTDAEALLNRIVEINMEVANEEVPRAMEQANFQQTISVVATIIGVILAMTLGIIISRRISRPITQMVTIAEQIAIGDIDHTIIVSSRDEIGVLATSFNKLIDHMKSLASAAERIAANDLTVTIEPKSDKDVLGRAFKTMAGNLTGMIRQLSDNARELVSAATEISSSSEQMSKGAKDQSDQVSQVGTAVEEMTATILESSKNAGDASETAKGAASSALTGGQIVNDTIQGMQRIAQVVRNSSDSITKLAHSADKIGEIISVIDDIADQTNLLALNAAIEAARAGEQGRGFAVVADEVRKLAERTGKATGEITEMIKGVQTETSEAVLSMKAGLQQVDQGRELADKAGSSLNEIVSMAQRVTDMIAQIATASEEQSSAAEQISKNIEHISTVTKETAAGAEQSAAAAEELNRQAEGLQEMVAKFKVNS; encoded by the coding sequence ATGTCTGACAACAAAATGACCTGGACCATTGGCCGCAAGCTGTTCGCCGCCTTCCTCGGCGTAGCCTCCATTACCTTGATACTGGGCATTATTGGGTATTATGGTGCAAGCCGAGCCGTCAGATCGGTGGACGAGATCGGCGTCGTTCGACTCCCTTCAGTGCAGGGTCTCCTGATAATGAGTGAGGCACAAACGGCCATAGAAAGTGCGGAAAACCTGCTTCTAAGCACCGGGATGAACGAATCAGCCCGTCAGGCCGCTTATCGACGTTTCGGGGAAGCAAAAGCGCGGGCTGACGCTGGATGGAAGATCTATGAGCCGCTGCCGCAAACTGAGGAAGAAGCACGTACTTGGAAAGAGTTCGTGCCGGCCTGGGGCATCTGGTGGAAGGATCATGAAGTTTTTGTGGAATATGCTCGCAAATACGAATCGTCAAAGACTGACGAACTATATCAGATGATGGTGACCCAGAAACTCGAGAGATGCTCAAAATCATTCACTGATGCGGAGGCGCTTCTCAATCGAATAGTCGAGATCAATATGGAAGTGGCTAACGAAGAAGTTCCTCGCGCAATGGAGCAGGCGAACTTCCAGCAGACCATTTCTGTGGTTGCCACCATTATTGGAGTGATTCTTGCAATGACCTTGGGAATAATCATTTCGCGACGGATCTCCCGACCAATCACCCAGATGGTCACCATCGCCGAACAGATCGCCATCGGCGATATTGATCACACTATTATAGTCTCGTCGCGCGACGAGATCGGAGTATTGGCTACTTCGTTCAATAAGTTGATCGATCATATGAAGTCGCTCGCAAGCGCCGCTGAACGGATCGCCGCCAACGACCTGACCGTCACGATCGAACCGAAATCCGACAAGGATGTCCTCGGACGTGCGTTCAAGACGATGGCCGGTAACCTTACCGGCATGATCCGCCAGTTGTCGGACAATGCCCGCGAACTGGTCTCTGCTGCAACTGAGATCTCCAGTTCCTCCGAACAGATGTCCAAGGGTGCGAAAGATCAGTCCGATCAGGTCAGCCAGGTAGGGACGGCTGTCGAAGAGATGACCGCCACTATACTGGAATCTTCCAAGAATGCCGGTGATGCCTCGGAAACGGCCAAAGGTGCCGCGAGTTCAGCATTGACCGGTGGACAGATCGTGAATGACACGATTCAGGGAATGCAGCGGATAGCCCAGGTGGTTCGCAACTCTTCTGACTCGATTACGAAACTGGCTCACTCCGCCGACAAGATCGGCGAGATCATTAGCGTGATCGATGATATCGCCGACCAGACCAATTTGCTCGCCCTCAATGCCGCTATCGAAGCCGCTCGGGCGGGTGAGCAGGGACGTGGCTTTGCGGTCGTGGCCGATGAAGTCCGCAAGCTTGCGGAACGGACCGGCAAGGCGACCGGCGAGATCACCGAAATGATCAAAGGAGTTCAGACCGAAACCTCCGAGGCAGTCTTGTCGATGAAGGCTGGTTTACAGCAGGTTGATCAGGGACGTGAATTGGCTGACAAGGCCGGTAGCAGCCTCAATGAGATCGTGTCCATGGCTCAGCGGGTGACCGACATGATCGCTCAGATCGCGACAGCTTCCGAAGAGCAAAGCTCGGCTGCCGAACAGATCTCGAAGAACATCGAACATATCAGCACGGTGACGAAGGAAACCGCCGCGGGCGCCGAGCAATCAGCCGCCGCTGCGGAAGAATTGAATCGCCAGGCAGAAGGTCTGCAGGAGATGGTGGCCAAATTCAAGGTGAACTCGTAG
- the queD gene encoding 6-carboxytetrahydropterin synthase QueD encodes MKVRLTKQFLFEASHRLDHLSPDHPCYNLHGHSYRVEVEISGDVNEQTGFLIDYSDIKKAAAPIVAMLDHKHLNDIPDLPTTTTEHICRWLWVKLKPGLPQLSRITIFETHSTSCTYEGE; translated from the coding sequence ATGAAAGTTCGGCTGACCAAACAGTTTTTGTTCGAAGCATCGCACCGGTTGGATCATTTGTCGCCGGACCATCCCTGCTACAATCTGCATGGACATAGTTATCGGGTGGAGGTTGAGATCTCGGGTGACGTGAATGAGCAGACCGGGTTTTTGATCGATTATTCGGATATCAAGAAGGCGGCGGCGCCGATTGTGGCGATGCTGGATCACAAGCACCTGAATGATATCCCGGATCTTCCGACGACGACGACTGAGCATATCTGTCGGTGGTTGTGGGTGAAGTTGAAGCCGGGTCTTCCGCAGTTGAGCCGGATAACGATCTTTGAAACGCACTCCACCAGTTGTACCTACGAAGGGGAGTAA
- a CDS encoding 7-carboxy-7-deazaguanine synthase QueE: MKRYEPEIERWPTESDGHLPVSELFVSVQGEGRFAGTPALFIRFKYCNLGCVWCDTRFTWDKRKIEPGELLSLAELTERSCRLVDAETRAQTHVVLTGGEPMLHQAEIPALVKSLREVGFRFVEIETNGMYAPNDELSDEVDWWNCSPKLTNNGLAREVNIIPSAIKSLVATGKVDFKFVVQSPEDISELIEDYLPLVPRESVILMPEGVTRERQLAQTGWVMQACVAHGFRFSPRLHILAYGNERGK; encoded by the coding sequence ATGAAGCGGTATGAACCTGAAATTGAACGGTGGCCCACGGAGAGCGACGGGCATTTGCCGGTCAGCGAGCTGTTTGTGTCGGTTCAGGGAGAAGGACGGTTTGCCGGGACACCGGCGCTGTTCATTCGGTTCAAGTACTGCAATCTGGGTTGTGTCTGGTGCGACACGCGGTTTACCTGGGATAAACGGAAGATAGAGCCAGGGGAACTGCTATCGCTAGCGGAGTTGACTGAACGGAGTTGCCGATTGGTGGACGCGGAAACGCGCGCACAAACTCATGTCGTGCTGACTGGCGGTGAGCCGATGCTGCATCAGGCGGAGATACCGGCGTTGGTGAAGTCACTTCGGGAGGTGGGCTTTCGCTTTGTTGAAATTGAAACAAATGGGATGTATGCTCCGAACGATGAACTGTCGGACGAGGTTGACTGGTGGAATTGCTCTCCCAAACTGACCAACAATGGATTGGCGAGAGAAGTTAATATCATACCCTCGGCTATCAAGAGTTTAGTGGCAACGGGAAAAGTTGATTTCAAGTTCGTCGTGCAATCACCAGAAGATATATCTGAGTTGATAGAGGATTACCTACCGCTCGTGCCGCGGGAATCGGTGATCTTAATGCCGGAGGGAGTGACGCGGGAGCGTCAGTTGGCGCAGACCGGATGGGTGATGCAGGCATGTGTGGCGCATGGTTTTCGTTTCTCTCCCCGCCTGCATATACTGGCGTATGGGAATGAACGTGGAAAGTAG
- the queC gene encoding 7-cyano-7-deazaguanine synthase QueC: MQTKPKAISLLSGGIDSTTATAIALADGYEVMALSFDYGQRHFVELIAAKRVAVSLKISEHVTFPLDLDAIGGSSLTDKGADIPKDRAETEIGQGIPSTYVPARNIVFLSIALAFAESRGAERIYIGANAIDYSGYPDCRPEFLTSFERMANLGTKAGIEGGRLQIVAPLLQMTKAEILRTGTSLGVDYSLTFSCYDPDEVGLACGHCDSCQIRRKGFAEAGLPDPTRYQPGAR, encoded by the coding sequence ATGCAAACCAAACCAAAAGCTATCTCCCTGTTGTCCGGGGGGATCGATTCAACGACTGCCACCGCAATCGCGCTGGCGGACGGGTATGAAGTCATGGCGCTGAGCTTTGACTACGGGCAACGGCATTTTGTGGAGTTGATCGCCGCCAAGCGGGTGGCGGTTTCGCTGAAGATCAGCGAGCATGTCACGTTCCCGCTGGATCTGGATGCAATAGGCGGGTCATCGCTGACTGACAAGGGGGCCGATATCCCCAAAGACCGCGCCGAGACAGAGATCGGCCAGGGGATTCCGAGTACCTACGTGCCGGCACGGAATATTGTCTTTCTGTCGATTGCGCTGGCATTCGCCGAGTCACGGGGGGCGGAGCGGATCTACATTGGGGCGAACGCGATCGACTATTCCGGCTATCCGGATTGCCGTCCAGAGTTTCTGACTTCCTTCGAGCGGATGGCAAACCTCGGGACTAAAGCGGGGATCGAGGGTGGCAGATTGCAGATTGTCGCACCGTTACTTCAGATGACCAAAGCAGAGATACTGAGAACGGGGACAAGTCTAGGGGTGGATTATTCACTGACATTCAGTTGCTATGATCCGGATGAGGTTGGATTGGCGTGTGGGCATTGCGATAGCTGTCAGATCCGTCGAAAGGGATTTGCGGAAGCGGGGCTTCCCGACCCAACACGGTATCAGCCCGGAGCTCGATAA